The following are encoded in a window of Geotrypetes seraphini chromosome 5, aGeoSer1.1, whole genome shotgun sequence genomic DNA:
- the LOC117360319 gene encoding olfactory receptor 2AP1-like, with protein MGEIQKKNHTEVTEFILLGFFVFPEVQLLLFLVFLIIYVMSLTGNLLIIITVCYNSHLHSPMFFFLTNLSFLEICYVTVTVPKLLAVLVAQNKTISFMQCMIQMYLFLVCTGVEFYLLTAMAYDRYVAICKPLHYTTIMNKKDCIILAIVSWMIGPLCVVPQVTLISQSSFCNSNKINHFFCDITALMTLSCSETSVIETIIYIEGLVLACTPFILTIISYVYIISAVLKLHSAKSRQKTFSTCSSHLTVVLLFYGTSIAVYLRPQSADSMDINKLLNVVYITAIPLFNPLIYSLRNKELKETLCKTIRRTIFSSRINEILHTAFVCNISTPPRYLMDSIVPYEPKHMLRLVTHADIYMKQLVEDVQS; from the exons ATGGGAGAAATACAAAAGAAGAATCACACTGAAGTGACAGAATTCATTCTTCTGGGTTTCTTTGTGTTTCCTGAGGTGCAACTCCTCCTTTTTCTTGTGTTTTTGATTATTTATGTAATGTCCTTAACAGGGAACCTTCTTATTATAATCACAGTTTGCTACAATTCCCATCTGCATAGCCCCATGTTCTTCTTCCTTACCAACTTGTCCTTCCTAGAAatctgctatgtgactgtcacaGTGCCTAAATTGTTAGCAGTGCTAGTAGCACAGAATAAGACCATCTCTTTCATGCAGTGTATGATACAGATGTATTTGTTCCTGGTCTGCACAGGTGTTGAGTTCTATCTTCTCACTGCTATGGCCTATGATCGCTATGTTGCCATCTGCAAACCTTTGCATTACACCACCATAATGAACAAGAAAGACTGCATAATTCTAGCTATTGTTTCCTGGATGATTGGACCTCTATGTGTAGTTCCTCAAGTTACTTTAATATCACAGTCATCTTTCTGTAACTCTAATAAAATTAACCATTTCTTCTGTGACATCACAGCATTAATGACTCTATCATGTTCAGAGACCTCTGTTATTGAAACTATAATTTATATTGAAGGTCTAGTTTTAGCTTGTACCCCCTTCATATTAACAATTATATCATATGTGTACATTATTTCTGCTGTATTAAAACTTCACTCTGCTAAAAGCAGACAAAAGACCTTTTCTACCTGCTCCTCTCATCTCACAGTCGTTCTATTATTTTATGGAACTTCTATAGCTGTGTACTTGAGACCTCAGTCTGCTGACTCCATGGACATAAACAAACTGCTTAATGTTGTGTATATAACTGCAATTCCACTGTTCAACCCTTTGATTTATAGTCTGAGAaataaggaactgaaagaaacttTATGTAAAACAATCAGGagaactattttttcttccagaattaatgAAATACTGCACACAGCATTTGTTTGCAACATTTCAACG CCACCAAGGTATTTGATGGATAGCATTGTGCCATATGAGCCAAAGCATATGTTGCGTTTAGTGACTCATGCTGATATATACATGAAGCAGTTGGTTGAAGATGTCCAGAGTTAG